In a genomic window of Bradyrhizobium sp. LLZ17:
- a CDS encoding NnrS family protein, with protein sequence MASARSRNFEGWPLFANSFRPFFLLAAIQAGLSILAWLPMFYGELSVTSAFAPRDWHVHEMLYGFLPAVITGFLFTAIPNWTGRLPIRGSSLVALVVVWLAGRAAVILSADLGWAFALAVDAAFLALVVAAATREIIAGGNWRNLPVVLLVLVLLAGNVAFHLEAHFEGAADVSIRVGIGVVVLLITLIGGRIIPSFTRNWLVKFNPGRLPVPFGRFDGAVIGLTALALIAWIVAPLNTVTGAAMALAGALHLVRFSRWAGDRTARECLLLILHVGYLFVPLGFLLHALAVFGVLPPSAGVHAWMTGAAGTMTLAVMTRASLGHTGQALTASPATQAIYAAIIIAALTRVAAAVLPAHGDALLHIAACGWVVAFLGFAIAFGPLLAGSERRTLATMGVPAPAR encoded by the coding sequence CGAACAGCTTTCGGCCGTTCTTCCTGCTCGCTGCAATCCAGGCCGGACTGTCGATCCTGGCCTGGCTGCCGATGTTCTACGGCGAATTGTCGGTGACCTCAGCCTTCGCGCCGCGCGACTGGCATGTCCACGAGATGCTCTATGGCTTCCTGCCGGCGGTGATCACCGGGTTCCTGTTCACCGCGATCCCGAACTGGACCGGCCGGCTGCCGATCCGGGGCAGCTCGCTGGTGGCGCTGGTGGTGGTCTGGCTCGCCGGGCGCGCCGCGGTGATCCTCTCCGCCGATCTCGGCTGGGCCTTTGCGCTTGCGGTCGATGCCGCGTTCCTGGCGCTGGTCGTCGCCGCCGCAACCCGCGAGATCATCGCCGGCGGCAACTGGCGCAATCTGCCCGTCGTGCTGCTCGTGCTGGTGCTGCTCGCCGGCAATGTCGCGTTCCATCTCGAAGCGCATTTCGAGGGTGCCGCCGATGTCAGCATCCGCGTCGGCATCGGCGTGGTCGTGCTGCTGATCACGCTGATCGGCGGCCGCATCATCCCGAGCTTCACCCGCAACTGGCTGGTCAAGTTCAATCCCGGCCGCCTGCCGGTGCCGTTCGGGCGATTTGACGGCGCGGTGATCGGCTTGACGGCACTCGCGCTCATCGCATGGATCGTGGCGCCGCTGAACACGGTGACCGGCGCAGCGATGGCGCTCGCCGGCGCGCTGCACCTGGTGCGTTTCTCGCGCTGGGCCGGCGACCGCACGGCGCGCGAATGCCTGCTGCTGATCCTGCATGTCGGCTATCTATTTGTGCCGCTCGGCTTCCTCCTGCATGCCTTGGCCGTCTTTGGCGTGCTGCCGCCGAGCGCCGGCGTTCATGCCTGGATGACAGGCGCCGCCGGAACCATGACGCTCGCGGTGATGACACGTGCGAGCCTTGGCCATACCGGACAGGCGCTGACGGCTTCGCCGGCGACGCAAGCCATCTACGCCGCGATCATTATCGCTGCGCTGACACGCGTTGCGGCCGCGGTGTTGCCGGCGCATGGCGATGCACTGCTGCACATCGCAGCCTGTGGCTGGGTCGTCGCCTTCCTCGGCTTTGCGATTGCGTTCGGCCCGCTGCTCGCCGGCAGCGAGCGGCGCACGCTCGCCACGATGGGCGTACCCGCCCCGGCGCGCTGA
- a CDS encoding carbohydrate ABC transporter permease, with protein MTDTVAQPAAVASTPPDTMAWDSGLRRLMMIYLPLACFVLILLFPFYWMAITSFKPNAELMNFKEHNPFWITSPTLAHIKHLLFDTSYPRWLWTTMLVAIGSTTLSLIASTLAAYAIERLRFRGSGYVGLGIYLAYLVPPSILFIPLATVVVQFGLFDSPLALILVYPTFLVPFCTWLLIGYFKSIPYELEECALVDGATRLQILRRITLPLAVPGLISAGIFSFTLSWNEFIYALAFIQSGANKTVPVAILTELVTGDVYQWGALMAGSLLGSLPVAIFYSLFVDYYVSSLTGAVKE; from the coding sequence ATGACTGACACCGTCGCGCAACCGGCCGCGGTCGCCAGCACGCCGCCCGACACCATGGCCTGGGATTCCGGGCTACGACGGCTGATGATGATCTATCTGCCGCTCGCCTGCTTCGTGCTGATCCTGCTGTTCCCGTTCTACTGGATGGCGATCACGTCGTTCAAGCCGAACGCGGAGCTGATGAACTTCAAGGAACATAATCCGTTCTGGATCACCTCGCCGACGCTCGCCCATATCAAGCACCTGCTGTTCGACACTTCCTATCCGCGCTGGCTGTGGACGACGATGCTGGTCGCGATCGGCTCGACCACGCTGTCGCTGATCGCAAGCACGCTCGCGGCCTACGCTATCGAGCGCCTGCGCTTCCGCGGCAGCGGCTATGTCGGGCTCGGCATTTACCTGGCCTATCTGGTGCCGCCGTCGATCCTGTTCATTCCACTCGCCACCGTCGTGGTGCAGTTCGGCCTGTTCGACTCACCGCTGGCGCTGATCCTGGTCTATCCGACCTTCCTGGTGCCGTTCTGCACCTGGCTGCTGATCGGCTATTTCAAGTCGATCCCCTACGAGCTGGAGGAATGCGCCTTGGTCGACGGCGCCACGCGGCTCCAGATCCTGCGGCGGATCACGCTGCCGCTGGCGGTGCCCGGCCTGATCTCGGCCGGCATCTTCTCCTTCACGCTGTCCTGGAACGAGTTCATCTACGCGCTCGCCTTCATCCAGAGCGGCGCCAACAAGACCGTGCCGGTCGCGATCCTGACCGAGCTCGTCACCGGCGACGTCTACCAGTGGGGCGCGTTGATGGCCGGCTCGCTGCTCGGTTCGCTGCCGGTTGCGATCTTCTACTCGCTGTTCGTGGACTACTACGTGTCGTCGCTGACGGGCGCGGTCAAGGAATAG
- a CDS encoding carbohydrate ABC transporter permease: MSVTTLSSPALAQRQPSWLVRLFDYKPFLITMCLAPAIGLLAVFLTYPLGLGIWLAFTDTTIGRRGEFVGLENFQYLLTDPLWWNAVFYSVVYTGIATFGKFALGFWLALLLNNHFPFKSVLRAIILLPWIVPTVLSALAFWWIYDPQFSIISYLLVDVLHWRTTNVDFLGSPWPARFSLIAANIWRGIPFVAISLLAGLQTISPSLYEAAMLDGATAWQRFRYITFPMMMPILAIVMTFSIIFTFTDFQLVYAITRGGPGNSTHLLATLAFQRGISGGELGEGAAIAVSMIPFLIFATLFSYFGLARRKWQQGEAND, translated from the coding sequence ATGTCCGTAACCACACTTTCTTCCCCCGCGCTGGCCCAGCGGCAGCCAAGCTGGCTCGTGCGCCTGTTCGACTACAAGCCGTTCCTGATCACGATGTGCCTCGCGCCTGCGATCGGGCTGCTTGCGGTCTTTCTGACCTATCCACTCGGTCTCGGCATCTGGCTCGCCTTCACGGACACAACGATCGGCCGGCGCGGTGAGTTCGTCGGCCTCGAGAATTTCCAGTATCTGCTCACCGATCCGCTGTGGTGGAACGCGGTGTTCTACAGCGTGGTCTACACGGGCATCGCGACGTTCGGAAAATTCGCGCTCGGCTTCTGGCTCGCGCTGCTGCTCAACAACCATTTTCCATTCAAGAGCGTGCTGCGTGCGATCATCCTGCTGCCCTGGATCGTGCCGACGGTGCTCTCCGCGCTGGCGTTCTGGTGGATCTACGATCCGCAATTCTCGATCATCTCCTATCTGCTGGTCGACGTGCTGCATTGGCGGACGACCAACGTCGACTTTCTCGGCTCGCCCTGGCCGGCGCGGTTTTCGCTGATCGCCGCCAATATCTGGCGCGGCATTCCGTTCGTGGCGATCTCGCTGCTGGCGGGCCTGCAGACGATCTCGCCCTCGCTCTACGAGGCCGCGATGCTCGACGGCGCCACCGCCTGGCAGCGCTTCCGCTACATCACATTCCCAATGATGATGCCGATCCTCGCCATCGTCATGACCTTCTCGATCATCTTCACCTTCACCGACTTCCAGCTCGTCTACGCCATCACCCGTGGCGGCCCCGGCAACTCGACCCATCTGCTCGCGACGTTGGCCTTTCAGCGCGGCATTTCCGGCGGCGAGCTCGGCGAGGGTGCTGCGATCGCGGTATCGATGATCCCGTTTCTGATCTTCGCGACACTGTTCTCCTATTTCGGCCTGGCGCGCCGCAAATGGCAGCAGGGAGAGGCCAATGACTGA
- a CDS encoding AraC family transcriptional regulator — protein MADLIRSAGLSYYPEVARSVGLDPRQMMRRVRLPLACLDRPDTPIAVTGLRRLLELSAEVSGAEDFGLRLAERGGLTNFGGVGLIVREQATVGEAIEAFSHFIHVHHDGMRLDVARDRQTVTVRLHLRGRQPTARRQSIDMTLGSVHRIIQSLFGSDWRPQEVHLHYPPPHDRRRYREFFGCRVIFNAEDDAILLSAHDMERRIPSAHPMIASYLRKRIEAIETRPASWEEKVDEVVRSLLATGDCTVERVAEHFACTRRTIHRHLAEAGISFSAILDAQRGDLVIRLIEDPDRPLADIAMQLGFSAQSAMARWFRGRFGCTISAWRKGVRPLAKPARAPSATAA, from the coding sequence ATGGCCGACCTCATTCGCAGCGCGGGTTTGAGCTATTACCCGGAGGTCGCCCGGTCGGTCGGGCTCGATCCAAGACAGATGATGCGCAGGGTCAGGCTGCCGCTGGCCTGCCTCGACCGGCCCGATACCCCCATCGCCGTCACGGGCCTGCGTCGCCTGCTCGAATTGTCGGCCGAGGTGTCCGGTGCCGAAGATTTCGGCTTGCGGCTCGCCGAGCGCGGCGGGCTGACCAACTTTGGCGGGGTCGGCCTGATCGTGCGCGAACAGGCCACGGTCGGCGAGGCGATCGAGGCGTTCTCGCACTTCATCCATGTCCACCATGACGGCATGCGGCTTGACGTTGCGCGCGACAGGCAGACCGTGACCGTCAGGCTGCATCTGCGCGGCCGGCAGCCGACCGCGCGGCGCCAATCGATCGACATGACCCTGGGCAGCGTCCACCGCATCATCCAGTCGCTGTTCGGCAGCGATTGGCGGCCGCAGGAGGTGCACCTGCACTACCCGCCGCCGCACGACCGCAGGCGCTACCGCGAGTTCTTCGGCTGCCGTGTGATCTTCAACGCCGAGGACGACGCGATCCTGTTGTCGGCGCACGACATGGAGCGGCGGATCCCAAGCGCGCATCCGATGATCGCGAGCTATCTGCGCAAGCGGATCGAGGCGATCGAGACACGACCGGCAAGCTGGGAAGAAAAGGTCGACGAAGTCGTGCGTAGCCTGCTCGCGACCGGCGACTGCACGGTCGAGCGCGTCGCGGAGCATTTCGCCTGTACCCGCCGCACCATCCACCGTCACCTCGCCGAGGCAGGCATCAGCTTCTCGGCCATTCTCGACGCGCAGCGCGGCGATCTGGTGATCCGGCTGATCGAAGACCCCGATCGGCCATTGGCTGATATCGCCATGCAGCTCGGCTTCTCTGCGCAGAGCGCCATGGCGCGATGGTTCCGCGGCCGATTCGGCTGCACCATCTCGGCATGGCGCAAGGGCGTGCGGCCGCTGGCGAAGCCTGCCCGTGCGCCTTCGGCCACGGCGGCCTAG
- a CDS encoding mucoidy inhibitor MuiA family protein translates to MRTITNCLATTSLVLVTTAFALPSWAADVDATSAIDTVTVYPDGATVTRIIALDLAAGDSTLVARDFPLSLDPSSIRVEGEAGAKLTIGTIDARPPRAAQPVNLPELDKRIEELKDQRADLQGAIDSAAARRKFAQHFAEASPAGLGDKGEARPITEWRAAFAAVAEEIATADTAIRDATRKQREIDRQIAQLETERSAKPPSKLEVRIDVASAAATKATLRVTYAVRNARWMPLYDARLDTGAKDRKPQLELVRRAEVTQSTGEDWSNVTLGVSTVRIGRGGSAPELNSLVAQYPQVPKPRVLGSISETATPAAPMQRKVESAYQSRSREEVNLDQRADEQQAVAEIGDFQATFKISGRVSLGAAEGAKALRIASMTVPADLMVRAAPVMDPTAFLEASFKQSDDTTLLPGKVAIYRDGVFVGRGKISASAKDDIVRLGFGADDKVKIERAVLKRNEGSAGLLVTTSKTDERSFKTTIRNGHDFPIHVAIEDQLPVSENEDILVEMLPSTTPPTASNIRDKRGVLEWSVDAKPGEVKDINFAWRVRWPKDKTMVIVPAG, encoded by the coding sequence ATGCGCACGATCACAAATTGTCTGGCAACGACGAGCCTGGTCCTGGTGACCACCGCGTTCGCGTTGCCGTCATGGGCTGCCGATGTCGATGCCACATCGGCCATCGACACGGTCACTGTCTACCCTGATGGCGCGACCGTGACCCGAATCATTGCGCTGGATCTTGCCGCCGGTGACAGCACGCTGGTCGCCAGGGATTTTCCGCTCTCGCTCGATCCGTCCTCCATCCGCGTCGAAGGCGAAGCGGGCGCCAAGCTCACCATCGGCACGATCGATGCGCGGCCGCCGCGCGCGGCGCAGCCCGTCAATCTGCCCGAGCTCGACAAGCGCATCGAAGAGCTGAAGGATCAGCGCGCCGATCTGCAAGGCGCGATCGATTCGGCCGCCGCGCGGCGCAAATTCGCGCAACATTTCGCCGAGGCCTCTCCCGCGGGCCTGGGCGACAAGGGCGAGGCGCGGCCGATCACCGAATGGCGCGCGGCCTTTGCCGCGGTGGCCGAGGAGATCGCGACCGCCGACACCGCGATCCGCGACGCCACACGAAAGCAGCGCGAGATCGATCGGCAGATCGCGCAGCTCGAAACCGAACGCTCGGCCAAGCCGCCGAGCAAGCTCGAGGTGCGGATCGACGTTGCCTCCGCGGCGGCGACCAAGGCGACACTGCGCGTGACCTATGCGGTGCGCAATGCGCGCTGGATGCCGCTCTATGACGCCCGGCTCGACACCGGCGCCAAGGACCGCAAGCCGCAGCTTGAGCTTGTCCGCCGCGCGGAGGTCACGCAATCGACCGGCGAGGATTGGTCAAATGTGACGCTCGGCGTCTCTACGGTTCGCATCGGCCGTGGCGGCAGCGCCCCGGAGCTGAACTCGCTGGTGGCGCAATATCCGCAAGTGCCGAAGCCACGGGTGCTGGGGTCAATCTCCGAGACGGCGACGCCTGCGGCTCCGATGCAGCGAAAGGTGGAATCCGCGTATCAGAGCAGGTCCCGGGAAGAGGTCAACCTAGACCAGCGCGCCGACGAGCAGCAGGCCGTCGCCGAAATCGGTGACTTCCAGGCCACCTTCAAGATCTCCGGCCGCGTCAGCCTCGGTGCCGCCGAGGGCGCCAAGGCCTTGCGCATCGCGTCGATGACCGTGCCTGCCGATCTCATGGTTCGCGCAGCTCCCGTGATGGACCCGACCGCCTTCCTCGAAGCCAGCTTCAAGCAGAGCGACGACACGACGCTGCTGCCGGGCAAGGTCGCGATCTATCGCGACGGCGTCTTCGTCGGCCGCGGCAAGATCTCGGCGTCGGCCAAGGACGATATCGTGCGGCTCGGCTTCGGCGCCGACGACAAGGTCAAGATCGAACGCGCCGTCCTCAAGCGCAACGAAGGTTCGGCCGGCTTGCTCGTCACGACCTCGAAGACCGACGAGCGTTCCTTCAAGACGACTATCCGCAACGGCCATGATTTCCCGATTCATGTCGCGATCGAGGACCAGTTGCCGGTCAGCGAGAACGAGGACATCCTTGTCGAGATGCTGCCTTCCACCACGCCGCCGACTGCGAGCAACATCCGCGACAAGCGCGGCGTGCTGGAATGGTCGGTCGATGCCAAGCCCGGCGAGGTCAAGGACATCAATTTCGCCTGGCGCGTCCGCTGGCCCAAGGACAAGACCATGGTGATCGTGCCGGCCGGCTAA